The DNA segment TCATTGACATGCAGAACGACTCCTGCCAGCCCGGAGCGGCATTCGAGGTGCGCGGCGCCCTGGGCGTGCTCCCCAACGTCAAGAGACTGCTGGACGCCTTCCGGACGAACGGCCTGCCCGTCGTGCATGTCATGCGGGAGTACCGTGCGGACGGCGCGGACATAGAGATCACGCGGCGCGACCGGTTCATCCGTGCAGGCGGCGCGTTCGTGCCGGGCACGAGCGGGCATGCGCCGGTCGAGGGGCTGGGGCCGGTCTCCGGCGAGGCGGTAGTACCCAGGCAGCGGTGGAGCGCCTTCCACAAGACCGACCTGGAAGCCGTGCTGCAGGCCCAGGAGGTCGAGCTCGTGGTGCTGGCCGGGGTGGAGACCCTGGGCAGCATCCGGTGCAGCGCGTACGACGCGCTCGCCCTCGACCTCGAGGTCGTGGTCGCGTCGGATGCGACCATGGCCGGCGATGCCGAAGCGCACAAGGCCAACCTGCGCGACATGGAGACCGTCGGCATCGAGGTCTCCTCGGCCGACCACATAGTCTGGGCGCTGCCCAAGCGGCTGGGCCGGCGACTCAGGACCCGGCGCGACGAGGCGAAGACCCGCCAGTCCTGACCCGGCGCACATCGGCGGCCGGACAGCTATAGGGTCAGCGCGCCCGCCCGAACCTCCTGAGGGCCTCCAGGATCGCCCGCGTGCCGAACTCGACGGCCTCAGAGGGAATCCGCTCGTCGGCCGCGTGCACCAGGCGCGAAAAGTTCATCCCTTCGGGCAGGCGCATCGGCAGGAAGCCGTAGGTCTGGATTCCCAGCCGTGCGAAGAACCGCCCGTCGGTGGCGCCGGGCATCAGATACGGCACCGGGATGCCCCCAGGGTCCTGGTCGCGCAGAATCCCGGCCAGCAGATCGAACATCCCCATATCTGGTGACGCCGGACCAGGATCGTGGCGGATCACGCCCGCATCACCGGCCTCGCTCAGGGCGACGTCCGGCCCCAGGATCGGGCGCAGATCGGTGATCAGGTCTCCGGGACCGCACCCCGGCAGCAGTCGCCCGTCCATGTCGAGAACGATCTCGCTGGGGATGACGTTGACCTTCTCGCCGCCGCGCACGATGGTGGCGTTGACGGTGTTGCGCAACAGCGGGGAGAACATCCGGCCGCGCTCGCCCATCAACGCCAGCACGGCGTCCGTGCTGTGCGTGTCCAGCAGCGTGCGCAGGATCCAACTGGACGGCGGCCGCAGCGCGCCGGCGACTGCCTCGATCATCTGCCGGGCCACAGGAGTCACGCGCACCGGCAGATGGCGCCTATCCAGTGCCCTCAGTACGCGTCCGAGCGACGCCATGGCGCCGCCCTGCATCGGCAGGGCGCCGTGCCCGCCGGGCCCGCGGACGGTCGCCCTCAACCAGCAGCTCCGCTTCTCGGCGACCTGTATGGGATAGAACGTCCGGCCGCCGACCGGCATGCTGAACCCGCCGAACTCGCCGATGGCGTAGCGGATCCCGTCGAACAAACCTGCGTGGTCTTCGACTAGGAAGCGGGCGCCGTGCTCACCGTTGGCTTCCTCGTCGCACAGGATCGCCAGCACAACGCCGCCGGCCGGCCGCAGGCCCTCGGCCCGTGCGCGCAGGAGCGCGGCCAGCATCATCGCCACGCCGCCCTTCATGTCGAGAGCCCCGCGCCCCCAGACGAAGCCGTCTACCAGGCGGCCTTCGAACGGTGGGTGTTGCCAGACCTGCCCAGCGGTGGTCACGACGTCCACGTGCCCATAGAGCAACAGCGGCGGCGCACTGCCCTCCCCGGCCAGGCGCGCGATCAGGTTGGGTCGCTCGGGATCGCGGGCCAGAAGCGTGGTCTCGAACCCGGCCGCGGTCAGCAGGTCGTTGATGTAACCGACGCAGGCGACTTCGCACCCAGGCGGGTTGGTGGTGTCGAACTGGATCAGGCGCCGAAGCAGTTCGGCGGGATGTTCGTGAACGGACACGGGATCCTCCGGGGCTCTGGCCTACTCTGGCTCCATCAGCGTACCCTGCCCGTGGGTCAGGCCCCAGTAGTGCGGGACCGCCTTCGGGCCCGGCACGTCGGGCGCAGGCGGCGGGCCGGCCGAGGTGGCCGGCCGGGTGAGGCCGATCAGGTCGTCGGGCCGGACCGGAACGCGGTTCAGCGCCCGGCCGGTGGCGTCGCGCAGCGCGGCCACGATTGCGGCGGTCGAGACCACGGTGGGCGGCTCGCCCACGCCCTTGACGCCGAACGGCGATCCAGGTTCGGGCTCCTCGACCAGCACCGCCTCTACCGGCGGCATGTCCAGGATCGTGGGTATCAGGTAGTCGGTGAAGGAGGCGTTCAGGATGCGACCTTCCCGCACCTGAACCTCTTCCATCAGGGCAAACCCCAGCCCCATGGCCGTGCCGCCCTCGATCTGCCCGTAGACGGCCTGAGGATTGATCGCGCGTCCCACGTCCTGCGCCGTGGCGATCTGCACCACCCTGACGAGCCCCAGATCCTCGTCCACCTCCACCACCGCGCGCTGCGCCGCGAAGGCGAAGCTGACGTGCGGGTCGCCCTGCCCCATGGCGTCCATCTCGCGCGTCGCGCGGTGGTGGTAGACGCGCGTGCGCTCGATCGGCTCATCGAGGTACATCTCAATCGGACCCTCCAGGACATCGCCTGTCTCAGCGCTGAGGCCGGCGCGCCGGAACAACTCTTCCCTGATCGCCCGGCAGGCCAGTTGCACTGCTCCGCCCGACATCATTGTTTGACGCGATGCCGATGTGGACCCGGCCGAACCCACAAGCGTGTCCGAGGGGTGCAGCACCACGTGCTCAACCCCCAGCTCGGTGCGCGCTATCTGGGCCAGGACGGTGTGCACTCCCTGCCCTACCTCGGCCGCGGCGGAGTGTACCTCGGCGATCGCCCCGGACGGCCCGGCAAACAGCCGCACGCGCGCCTCCGACGAGTCGTCGAAGCCGTCGCTGTAGGCGATGTTCTTGTAGCCAACGGCGAACCCGACCCCACGGCGCAGCGTCTCGCCCCGCGACACGTTCCCGGCGCCGCCCGGGGAGAGTTGATCACGCCGCCCCTTTTCCTCTTCCGGCATCGGGATCGCGGCGCAACGCTCGATCACCTCGCGCACCGGCGCGCTACCCCGGATGACCTGGCCTGTCGGCAGGA comes from the Armatimonadota bacterium genome and includes:
- a CDS encoding cysteine hydrolase, producing the protein MGKPALLIIDMQNDSCQPGAAFEVRGALGVLPNVKRLLDAFRTNGLPVVHVMREYRADGADIEITRRDRFIRAGGAFVPGTSGHAPVEGLGPVSGEAVVPRQRWSAFHKTDLEAVLQAQEVELVVLAGVETLGSIRCSAYDALALDLEVVVASDATMAGDAEAHKANLRDMETVGIEVSSADHIVWALPKRLGRRLRTRRDEAKTRQS
- a CDS encoding M20/M25/M40 family metallo-hydrolase, producing MSVHEHPAELLRRLIQFDTTNPPGCEVACVGYINDLLTAAGFETTLLARDPERPNLIARLAGEGSAPPLLLYGHVDVVTTAGQVWQHPPFEGRLVDGFVWGRGALDMKGGVAMMLAALLRARAEGLRPAGGVVLAILCDEEANGEHGARFLVEDHAGLFDGIRYAIGEFGGFSMPVGGRTFYPIQVAEKRSCWLRATVRGPGGHGALPMQGGAMASLGRVLRALDRRHLPVRVTPVARQMIEAVAGALRPPSSWILRTLLDTHSTDAVLALMGERGRMFSPLLRNTVNATIVRGGEKVNVIPSEIVLDMDGRLLPGCGPGDLITDLRPILGPDVALSEAGDAGVIRHDPGPASPDMGMFDLLAGILRDQDPGGIPVPYLMPGATDGRFFARLGIQTYGFLPMRLPEGMNFSRLVHAADERIPSEAVEFGTRAILEALRRFGRAR
- a CDS encoding xanthine dehydrogenase subunit D, with the protein product QWLHVDREQVAPCLNLPSEKVRLHLAGVGGAFGAREDVSMHIHACLLALCTGKPVKMVYGREESFFGHVHRHPSRIWMRHDATRDGRLVNVRARLLLDGGAYSSSGSAVIGNASTFAAGPYEVPNALIEGTRVFTNNPPAGAMRGFGAVQVCLAYEAQMDKLAKALGMDPVALRLKNALGAGSVLPTGQVIRGSAPVREVIERCAAIPMPEEEKGRRDQLSPGGAGNVSRGETLRRGVGFAVGYKNIAYSDGFDDSSEARVRLFAGPSGAIAEVHSAAAEVGQGVHTVLAQIARTELGVEHVVLHPSDTLVGSAGSTSASRQTMMSGGAVQLACRAIREELFRRAGLSAETGDVLEGPIEMYLDEPIERTRVYHHRATREMDAMGQGDPHVSFAFAAQRAVVEVDEDLGLVRVVQIATAQDVGRAINPQAVYGQIEGGTAMGLGFALMEEVQVREGRILNASFTDYLIPTILDMPPVEAVLVEEPEPGSPFGVKGVGEPPTVVSTAAIVAALRDATGRALNRVPVRPDDLIGLTRPATSAGPPPAPDVPGPKAVPHYWGLTHGQGTLMEPE